A stretch of Camelina sativa cultivar DH55 chromosome 18, Cs, whole genome shotgun sequence DNA encodes these proteins:
- the LOC104763601 gene encoding dof zinc finger protein DOF5.3-like, with the protein MDHLLQNQDVFGNYNKAREAMGVSYSSNPTQSDDQDQKKRSAAATRPQPPELALRCPRCDSTNTKFCYYNNYSLTQPRYFCKSCRRYWTKGGTLRNIPVGGGCRKNKRSTSSATRSLRTTPEPASHDGKAFSAASFGGYSNNEQIDLSLAFALLNKQPPGSSAHLGFPSEFSSSHQSDMESVFGTSQQKGNTGYAFGNGSSGLDIGMGDSSRVLWGFPWQMNGESFGMMNIGVGVKTSRLFVGQIVKKYTTNKDLG; encoded by the exons ATGGATCATTTGTTACAAAACCAG GATGTGTTTGGGAATTATAACAAAGCAAGAGAAGCCATGGGAGTATCATATTCATCAAACCCAACACAATCAGATGATCAGGATCAGAAGAAACGTTCGGCTGCAGCGACAAGGCCACAGCCACCGGAGCTAGCTCTGAGGTGTCCACGTTGTGACTCAACAAACACAAAGTTTTGTTACTACAACAACTACAGCCTCACTCAGCCTCGCTACTTCTGCAAATCATGCCGGAGATACTGGACTAAAGGCGGAACCCTGAGGAACATCCCCGTCGGAGGAGGCTGCCGGAAAAACAAACGGTCCACATCTTCGGCTACAAGAAGCCTCAGAACCACCCCAGAACCGGCGTCCCACGATGGGAAAGCATTCTCCGCGGCGAGTTTCGGTGGGTATAGTAACAATGAACAGATTGATCTCAGCTTAGCCTTTGCCTTGCTGAACAAACAACCTCCGGGGAGTTCTGCACATCTAGGGTTTCCTTCGGAATTCAGTAGCTCTCATCAGTCTGACATGGAGAGTGTGTTTGGGACAAGCCAACAAAAGGGGAATACTGGTTATGCGTTTGGAAACGGGAGTAGCGGTTTGGATATTGGGATGGGTGATTCAAGCAGGGTCTTGTGGGGGTTCCCATGGCAGATGAATGGAGAGAGCTTTGGGATGATGAACATAGGAGTGGGTG TAAAAACATCTCGTTTGTTTGTTGGACAGATAGTCAAAAAGTACACTACTAATAAGGATTTAGGTTAA